One window from the genome of Thermococcus sp. encodes:
- a CDS encoding OsmC family protein, translating into MEEIDFQAAAELLSATSEWIGDGRTRTRIGGMEIEVDNPLAVSPVGAPGNVTWPEQLLPAALAACFITTMSSISERLRMNPKGIRVTVKPLLARDSDGGFKFEKMLITVELSLPKDEVKKAERLVELTHSYCLVSKALKGNVDEVIETKVKGI; encoded by the coding sequence ATGGAGGAAATTGACTTCCAGGCGGCCGCGGAACTTCTCTCAGCGACTTCCGAGTGGATTGGGGACGGAAGGACCAGAACACGAATAGGTGGGATGGAAATCGAAGTGGACAACCCTCTGGCCGTTTCACCGGTTGGAGCGCCCGGGAACGTTACGTGGCCGGAGCAGTTGCTTCCAGCGGCACTGGCGGCGTGCTTCATAACGACGATGAGCAGTATAAGCGAGAGGCTCAGGATGAATCCGAAGGGGATAAGGGTCACGGTGAAGCCACTCCTCGCAAGGGATAGCGACGGTGGTTTCAAGTTTGAGAAGATGCTTATCACGGTAGAGCTCTCCCTTCCAAAGGACGAGGTCAAAAAGGCCGAAAGGCTTGTGGAGCTCACCCACAGTTACTGTCTCGTCAGTAAGGCCCTAAAGGGCAACGTGGACGAGGTCATTGAGACGAAGGTGAAGGGGATTTAG